The nucleotide window CGCCGCCACGTGGGCCGGGCGGTACCGGGCAGGCAGACCGGTCAGTAGCGTGCGGTTGCCGATGTTGCCGTTCGCTGGCACGCTCACCGAGTCGATACGCACGTTCATGAGGCGCAGCTCGACGTTCGGGCCGACGCGGCGGGCGAACAGGCCCGCATTGGCCGTGTCGCCATCGGCGACGTAGCTGACGCCGGACGCGAGGTAGGCGTTCAGCGGCTCCCAGTCGGTGACGGCGGCGGCGCGCTCGAGCTCGGCCACACGGTTCATGAGCCGCTGGATCTCGGTTTCGAGTCGCTGGAAGGCCACGGGGTTACTCCAGGGGTTGCAGGTCGAGGGTGACGAGCCAGCGGGCCGGCTGAATGTCGTGGGTGATCGCGATGATCTGGGAGTCTTGCTCGTGCCCGTTGAAGCGGGCGAGGATGCGTTGGCCGACGTCGAGGCCGGCGGCCATGGTGAGGTCTTGCTGCGCGTTCAGGCGCAGCTGCGAGATCAGCAGTTCGGGCTCGTCGCGGGCGTCGAGGATCGCGGCCAGGCGGGCGGTCAACGACTCGTCGTAGGGCGCTTCGGCGTAGAGGTTGGTGCGGAGTGTCTGCGAGCGGGTGCCGTAGGCGGCGATCGAGGCCGGCGACGAGACGACGAGGGTGTCGTTCTGCTCGTTGGTGCGGGCGGCGTCCACGCCGTAGTTGGTGACCTCGAGGCGGTTGACCATGGCACGTGTGTCGTAGCCGGCGGTCACGTCGATGTAGGAATGGGCGCTGTCGTCGATCTCGTCGGAAAAAATCGCCGATACCGGCAGGGCGGTGCCCGGCAGCTGGAACCGGGTCGTGCCGTCCGGGCCGACGCTCCACGTCGCGCCGACCGAGTTGCATGCGAGGTCGAAGTGTGTGGCGAGGTCGGACTCGAGGATCGTCTCGCGGAGGCGCTGCGGGTAGTCGGTGGCAAGCTCCAGCAGGCGGATGCCGTGGAAGCCGGCGCGCTCCACCGAGTCGGTCGCGCCGGCGACGGTGACGGCCTCGGCGAGCAGGATCTGGAGCACAGCGCTCGTGGCGTCGGCGACGAACTCGACGGACCCGAGCGAGGTCGAGGCGGTGCCGAGGGTGACGGCGGGGCCGTCGCCCTCGCCGACGACGCGGAGCCGGTAGGCGTCGCCGGCCGGCGCCCCGGAGCGGAGGCCGGATGCCTCGAGGCGGTACGCCTTGCCGACCGTCAGACCGGTGACGGTGCGTTGGATGCCGTGCGCGTTGGCCGGCAGGCTCGCCCCGGCCGTGGAGAGCGATTCGAGCCACAGGGCCTGTTTGCCGCCGGCGGTGCCTCGGCGAAGGCCCGAGGTTGTGAAGTAGCTGACGGCGGCCGGCTTGGTGCCGACCCGGCTCCAGCCGGCGAGGTTGCCGGACTCCAGCACCAGCAGGTGCGAGCGCGCACCCGAGTAGGTGTTGATGCCGCCGGCGGTGCGGGCGGCGACCCTGACGTAGTAGTGGCGGCCGCCGATCAGGCCGGTGCGGGCGTAGCTCGTGCCGGTGCCCGAGATGTCGACGTTGATCAGGTTCGCACTGAACGCCGAGTTCGTGGCGATCTGGACGCGGTAGCCGGTCAGGCCTGTCGACGGGGACGGCGCCGACCAGTTCACCACGAGCGCGCCGCCGGTCGTCTGCGTCAGCGCGGCGAGCGTCGGCGCCGGCAGCGCCGGCGTTTTCGAGACCGTACCGGAGTACCCGGAGTAGCCGCGTTCGTTGCGGGCCCGCACCCGGAAGTAGTACGCCGGGCCGGGAGTGAGGCCGGGGACGGTCTTGCCGGTCGTGCCGGATCCGCTGAATGTCTTCGTGCCGACGCCGGCGGTGAACGCCGAGTTCGTGGCGAACTGCACCTGGTATTCGGTGATCGACTTGCCGCCGTTGTCGCCGGGGGCCTTCCAAGCCAGGGTGACGCTCGAGGCAGTCGTCGCGCCGGCGGACAGGCCTGTCGGGGCGCCGGGCGTCTTCGGGATCCGCGAGAACGTGATCGAGCTGGCGATGTTCCCGTCACCGAGCTCGCCCCAGACGTTGTTGTCGTCGAAACCGGCGGCGACGGCCGCGGTTAGGTAGCCGGCGGCGTTGTGGGTCAGGTTCGGGGTGCCAGACCACAGCACGATCTCGGTGACACTGCCGCGGAAGTCGTAACTGGGGATGGACCCCTCGGCGTAGAACGTGCCGACCCGAACCGACCAGTAGTGCGGGCCGTCAGCCCACTTACCCGACCCGGACCCCTTGACCAGGCGCAGGCTCGACGGGGCCGGCGTGTAGTTGCCGCCCACGTTCTGGGTGCCCTGATTGACGATCAGGCGCAGCTGGTAGCCGCCGGCGAGAGTGTAGTTCCAGGTGGCCATTAGAACGCGTACACCTCCCGCGGGGCGCCGATGGCGGGCGCGTCGACAGGCTCCTGCGCCGAGGCGGCAAGGCGCGCGATGCGGGCCTCGAACGTCTCGAAGCCGCCGTCGACGAGGGCGCCGCTGCGGGGCGTCGTCGTGTGCCGGCCGACAGCATCGGCGGCCGTGACTGTCGCCAGCGAGTGGACGCGGCCGCTGGCCTTGTCCATCGGGTAGGCGGCACCGATATCGGCGATACGGCCGGTGAACAGCAGCTCGGCCTGCTCGGGCACGTGCTCGGTCCAGGCGGATGCTGTCACGGTGACGTCATCCCATGTCACCCATACTGACCCGGTGCTGGCCAGCTGGAGGGTGTGCGTCTCAGCGGACGCGATGAACGTGTAGGCCATCCATGCCGGCTCTTCGTAGGGCACGGTGGCGAGCACGGTCGGATTCGCCAGCTCGGCCACGCCGAGCATGGCCTGCGTCCACCCCTCGTTGACGTTGATGACCGACGCCGCGAGCGTGTATTGGACCCCCGGCACGAGGCCGGACAGCGGACGGTGCGCGATGCCGCCGGCCCCGCGAACCGTCAGGCTCTTCTGGCCGCTGGTGACACCCCACGGGTAGATCTCGATCGTCGCCGGCGCGACGGGGGTCCAGCCGTCCAGATCGACGGTGCCCTCAGGCAGGGCGTCGAACCCGCCGGCGTCATAGACGAGGCCGGCGGGGTGGGCGACGTCGTATGCCGGCACGTAGCCGGTGAGGGCACGCACCTGCTGGCCGGGCACGAACGTGCCGCCGGCGAGGGGGTCTTGGGCGTCACGGAGTGTGAACGTCAGCAGGCCGACGTCGGTGCGGACGCCCAGGCCGTCGCGGGCGCCGCCTCGGCGGATCGTCACGCCGGTCGCGTTCGGCAGGTAGGTGACCCATTCGTCGGCCTCGAGCGCCTGGATATCGACGCGGCCGAGCAGGGGGCGCTCGATGATCACAGTCGGCCCCCTGCGTGCTCGTAGTCGCGGATGGACTGCACGATGACGCGGCCGGTCTCGGCGGTCGGGTTCAGGGCGTTGACGTACACGTTGTAGACGGCTCCGCCGGCGCCGGCGCCGGCCAGGGACCCGCCAGCGCTGCCGGCCAGTTCGGGGGCGGCCAGCGTCGGGCTGAACCCGTCGAAGCGGCCGGCGAGGCCGTCGAGGCTGCGGTCGACCAGGCCGCCGTTGCGATCCAGGCCCTGCACAAGGCCCTGCACGAGGTTCTTGCCGTAGCTGGCGAACAGGGTTGACGGGGAGTGGATGCCGAGGAAGCCGAGGAAGTCGCCGACGGCGCCCTTGACGATCTCCAGCAGCGCCGAGCCGACCGAGGCGGCCGCATCCCAGAGACCCTTGACGAGGCCGGCGACGAGGTTGACGCCGGCCTGGACGAGCTGGGGGACCAGGCCGATCAGGGTGCCGACCATTTTCGGGGCGAGGTCGATCAGGGCTCGGATGATCAGCGGCAGCACCTGGGGGATCGCCGAGACGATGCCGGTGAACAGGCTGATCGCGGCGTCGATCAGCTTCGGGATCATGCCGATGACGGTCGAGAGGATCCGCGGCAGCAGGTCGAGGATCGCCCCGATCAGCAGCGGCAGGATGACCGGCAGCGCCTTCACGAGCGAGGTGAACAGGCTGATCGCTGCGTCCAGGATCGCCGGGATCAGCCCGAGCAGGGTTTTCAGCAGGCTGGGCAGCATGTCGACGATCGCGGCCAGCAGCGGCGGCAGGATGACCGGGATCGCCTCAACGATCGCGGTGAACAGCGCCACGGCGGTTTCCAGCAGGCCGGGGATCATTGCCAGCAGTGACTCGACGATGACCGGCAGCAGGCCGCCGAGGAGGGTGAGCAGTCCGGGCAGGACCGTCAGAACGGCGCTCAGCAGGCTCTGGAACAGTGCCACGGCGCCGGCGAGGAGAGTGGGCGCCTGGGCGGTCAAC belongs to Agromyces archimandritae and includes:
- a CDS encoding fibronectin type III domain-containing protein: MATWNYTLAGGYQLRLIVNQGTQNVGGNYTPAPSSLRLVKGSGSGKWADGPHYWSVRVGTFYAEGSIPSYDFRGSVTEIVLWSGTPNLTHNAAGYLTAAVAAGFDDNNVWGELGDGNIASSITFSRIPKTPGAPTGLSAGATTASSVTLAWKAPGDNGGKSITEYQVQFATNSAFTAGVGTKTFSGSGTTGKTVPGLTPGPAYYFRVRARNERGYSGYSGTVSKTPALPAPTLAALTQTTGGALVVNWSAPSPSTGLTGYRVQIATNSAFSANLINVDISGTGTSYARTGLIGGRHYYVRVAARTAGGINTYSGARSHLLVLESGNLAGWSRVGTKPAAVSYFTTSGLRRGTAGGKQALWLESLSTAGASLPANAHGIQRTVTGLTVGKAYRLEASGLRSGAPAGDAYRLRVVGEGDGPAVTLGTASTSLGSVEFVADATSAVLQILLAEAVTVAGATDSVERAGFHGIRLLELATDYPQRLRETILESDLATHFDLACNSVGATWSVGPDGTTRFQLPGTALPVSAIFSDEIDDSAHSYIDVTAGYDTRAMVNRLEVTNYGVDAARTNEQNDTLVVSSPASIAAYGTRSQTLRTNLYAEAPYDESLTARLAAILDARDEPELLISQLRLNAQQDLTMAAGLDVGQRILARFNGHEQDSQIIAITHDIQPARWLVTLDLQPLE